The DNA sequence CGCCGTAGCGCCCTCCGAAGCGGTGGCCGCCCCTCGTGCACTGTTCGAATTCAACCCACAGCTCAGGACCTACCGTGTCGGCATAAAGTGGAAGACGGTGCCTTCCGGATCCTCGAATCCCAGATTCGGACCGATGCGCCGGAGGGGAATTCCCGCTGCGCGAAGCGCGGCCTCGGCGGCGGCCGGATCGGGAACGCGCAGCGCCACGTGGTGGGGCTGGCGCAGCGGCTCCTCGCCTTCGGCTTGAAACAGCGCCAGGTGCGAGCCGTCGTCGCCGACGTGGACGAACGCCATGGTCCGTGTTTGGTGGTCAATCTGCAGACCCAGGACGTTGCGAAACCAGGCGACGGCGCGCGGCAGATCGCGATACCGAATGCCAACGTGGTCGATGCCTCT is a window from the Deltaproteobacteria bacterium genome containing:
- a CDS encoding VOC family protein, producing the protein MEDLMALFDSRGIDHVGIRYRDLPRAVAWFRNVLGLQIDHQTRTMAFVHVGDDGSHLALFQAEGEEPLRQPHHVALRVPDPAAAEAALRAAGIPLRRIGPNLGFEDPEGTVFHFMPTR